Part of the Cottoperca gobio chromosome 16, fCotGob3.1, whole genome shotgun sequence genome, AGAACGAGGGTTTTAGAGTCGGTACTCAGGGTGATCGGATGGAAAGCTTCATCGAACAGGAAGAAGATactttaaatgttctgttttacTTCTTAAAAACTGAAACTATGGAGTCACTTCACCTAAAAAGAAGCAGGTTGAGTGAAAAGTGTGTTGGTTTTCAGTCTGTGCTCATACAGAGGTGCATTTATCTGGAAGAATAATCAAGTCCCAGCAAGAGCTACTGGTCTTGCCTGTAGGCAACAAGCAAATTAAATCTATCATCAAACAACGTCATCCTGGGTTAGGTGCATTAACTGGATTGTGCTTGAGGCTATTTCCTTATCTGAAAAGGTTTAGaaggagtttttatttgtattataagtCCTTTACTGTACAAGGGAAGGAAAAGCATACATTCAAACCATCCTCGCTGCTGGCAAATCTTCTGTAGAAGGCAAATCCAAAATCTGTGCCAACTGTGGAGACAGAAAGTatgaaatgtcacttttttaACGTGTGCTCTCAGCAGTTTAGAAAACTAACATAAAAGGTTTGAAAGCACACCGGTGAACGTACCAAATATCACTATGGCGACGATTCGAAACACTCCAAGGAGAGGAATCATCTCTCGGAAGTTCTGTGAAATCAAAGCATCCGTCACCGTACTGATGTTTTAGTTTACAAAGTGCACACGATAACAAATAAGCCTGAAAACACAGTGAAAGCCCAAAGTCCAAAATCATTTTAGATCAATAtgtgttaaaacaaaaacagttagGGATTGAATGTGTGCTTAGTACTTCAGTCTAATATAAAGTTATCTTACATTCAGTCATAAATATGACCTTTACATCAAATGCTCTTAATACGTCTATCTTTAAAATATCTAAAACATTGacacataaacaacaaagtaaacatttgagTCTGAAATGCTGATGTTCATAACCCGCTCTGAACTTTATGGAAACTCACCACTACTGCGTTCATAAAATATCCTCCTATTAGAGCATAAACCCCCCCAGAAGCTCCCACCAAGGCACTGTGAGGATCAAAAATGGAGCTGGCCAAAGAGCCTGAGGGGAAACACAATAAAGTATCAGTGGCATTTCTGACCGCAAGGTACAAGCTCCAACACAAAGACAAGGAAAAAAAACTACTTGAAGACGAGTTAGTGTTGGATGTGGGGGTGCATTCACAAACACTGATGTTTGAGGATTCATTCGTCTCTCTGCAGCACGGGGGTCGCATAAACCAACTGCAGTCGTAGCTCAGTCCATCACGCTAAacagtggtcaatgttgcagtgtacttttgtaattatttacaacagcctgtatttataatgtttaaaatgtgtacttactttttaatggagggggggggggggggggcagatgttatatgtcttttaagctactggatgcctgaatttccctcaggatcaataaagtgtctgtatgtatatatatatatatatatatatatatatatatatacacgaaaaacatgacatacagtagagcaggggtgtcaaacatgcagccCGGGGGCCAAatccggcccgccagagggtccaatccggcccgcgggatgactttgtaaagtgtaaagattagttgatttgatcataaagtaaaacactgttccagatacctgcgacaacatgtgttgtgcctttgtagatacactgtgatctgtaagttgtaacacacatgtgtaaatgataaaataatactgttgttgaaattgcaactttttttcttaagaaatttcaggttcataatgttttgtaaaaagacaaagtttgaacattttgcactaaaacgaagggaagatATGgagtcgttatttacaggttattatgctgtgatgttactggtccggcccacttgagatcaaattgtgctgcatgtggcccctgaactaacacgAGTTAGTGACACCCCTGCAGTAGAACATTCCTGAAGCGCATTCCTGAATTTGCAACAGCAGAaatgtcaacaaacaaaaacaatgttgaatTCTCTGAGCGCATGATATGGCCgacatctttaacattaaagaaatgcaaacattGTCCATTAACTTTGATGTAAAACACAGTCCTACGCCGCTTGTGTAACGATCAAGGTGACGCTCACCTGCCAGGACGCCCGCCATGTAAACCATTCCCACTTCAAATCCTTTGTGGACCAGCTCCAGCGGGATGcccagcagcagctgcatcaCCAGGTTGCCCACAATGTGCTCCACACTAGACAGGCAGAGGTGAAGGATAAGCAGGATATACTTCTGGACAGAATATCAGAAACACCCGCAGCCCTGCAGTAACTACCAGATGTTCTACTCTAAGACCACAAACACTCCCCGACCATGAAGTAAACTGCTCCCAAATACatcattatattaataaaaacagcTGGTTACTTAAACAGAAGTAAATACTGTTTTTGTTGTGGACCTCAGTTACCTCTCTGAAGATGGATAAACTACATCTGGCTACACAGAGGGATTCAGTCCGTGTCTGTTTTGGTgatttcatgggatttgttggtaaaaaagaaatacatagaAAACCAGAAGCCTTATCCTCTAAGCAAATATCCTGTTCGGTGTCTTTCAGTCAGAGCTGGCGTGTGACTGTGACCGCTGTTCCTCTTTCCTCTGAGCTTCGGTGTAGtcatgttcttttgtttttcctgtggCTTATGCACTCGTGGTTTCTTTCACCACTCAGACGTGTTTTGACAGTTGTGGCACGTAAATACTGTCTGGCCTCTATGTACCTCTGAGCTAATAACACCGCGCTTCATACGACTCGCCTCTGTAACTGTGAATATGAAGTAATGCAGCAACAGAAAGGAAGTGTCAAAATCATGATGACATATACCAAACACAGGAACGAGTTGCAGTGGTTACAATCCGCAGTCTCGAAATATGACGACAGCGTTGAATCAAAACCTCTGACACTCATTATGGACTTTACTGCAGGGCCGTGACACTGTTCTGTAAAGTGTCTATTTTGGTGGGTGTTTGTCCACTTCCCACAGTGACTCGAGCTTTCATCGTGTGATTAAAGTATCTAAAAAAGGACTGCCCAATGCTTACCCGGCGTGGACAAACATGTAGGAGATGAAGCGCCATGCTTCCTGCCTGTTCTCAGGCTTGTATGTAAGGGAGCTTTTCCAGATGCCTTCCTCCAGGGTCACCCACTGCTTCTGGGGCTTCCACACGGCGTAGTAGATAAACACTGCCAGCTGATGAAGAACAGAAAATATATACGCACAAGTTAGTCTTTagagaataaaaaacatcaaatagttggggggggggggggttgttgaaGCTAAATCCCAAACagctgagaaaataaatatgggTATAAATGAGAAATACAGATGTTGAAGTGTGTTTAACCGACCACAGAAAACCCCCCAGAGTGATCGTACAGTGTAGCTCATAAGTCTTAATGCCTGCATCTGTGGGAACATAGAGTGATGGCACGATGAGAAAGAACACTGCAGCTCAGTCGATCCTTTCTGCGTAAATAAAGtgcctcctccccccccccccaagaaaAGAAAGCATTCACAGACATTCAAATGCAGCGACATTGGACATGTGTGAGCTGCTCGTCCCTGAGTATGAGGAGCCAAGTGTGCAGCCCGTATAGTAATAATGTTAAGGAAATATCTCATTCAAACCAAGttcacaaacaaatgtgaacaaaaacaacctcaaaatacaaaatacaggtAATAATTTCCTTATTCAACATTTATAAGCACTatatgaacatttaataaatggttgGTGTCGCACTTTAATGGAACTATAAGTGTATACGTCAACAATGTTTTACATCAGCACAATTGGGTTTTACTATATTGTCATTCAGTATGCGTTCATAATGTATGTGTTGctgacaaatacattaatatacacGTATATCTGCGTATAATCACTCTGAACAATGCTAAATCATGGGacttaaagtaaagaaaagggTTAATGTGACTAATCTGTAGCTGGTCAACAATATCCAATAAAAAAATCCATAAAGAAATCTAAACACAAAGTCAAGTGACCGTCTACTCTGCTGCTGCGACTGCCCACTACTCTGCTGCTGCGACTGCCCACAAGTCTTCCAGCTCCTGGACTGAAAACCAAACCTCCTTCTGTTTATTCCACATGCAGCCAATGTGAAAAGCATTCCTGGTGGCTTTACCTCAAAGTTGTTATAAAAGACAGTATACCTCCGTTTAAAGCCATAGTTTTGAGGGCAAACTGAGgccacagcccccccccccccccctcttgccCACTGATCCTCCAAATTCCACAATTTATTTACCTGAACGCTAAAAGTCAAAAAGGACACAGAGGCTTTCTGTTGCCACACTCTGGATCCAACCAGTGAGGATCAACTGTAGCACGTCTAACATAAAGCTGCTGTTTTCATTGACACCATGCCTGCTCCCTGCTCCCTTCTGCGGAGGCCATTTATGAATCAGGACATTTAGAGGAGAAGGCGGAGACgccaaaagagacagaaacgaaCTCTCGTGGCTGAACAAGAGCTTCTCAGTTTAGAGCTCTTAGTCATTGTgaaaatcaaacatttccatTAAAAGTCAATTGTTTTCATAAGTGTCATGATTTAAAATTATTCCTTTTATAACATCACCTCGATATCTGCTCTGCTTAATACAATCACAGCAAATCTATAAAGTAATTAACACCCTGACAGCATAGAAGCCATATGTAGGCTGCACGTATAATTAGTTCACAGAATCCATACTGATGGTCCCAGTACTCAATATGCAATATGTGTGTTGTGCACATTCAGGGCAAGCGCTACCTCTGCAAtactgatgaggatgatgaagatgggGGGCGGGCAGCAGTTGGCCCTTTCCAGGTATTTGCTGCGGGAGTCTTGTGGAAGCATCCATTTGGAGACTGACTCCTGGAACTTCTCACAACATCCCTTCTTTCGGTCGCCATCAGGCTTGTCCTCTGCATTCCTGAGCTGCCTCCCGTCTCGGTCCACGGGGAGCGGCTCCTGCTGCTCGAGGTCGATGTTCTCCATCACTGCTCCAGTCCTACACAGCAGGTTTAATATTCTAAATTAAAGACGGGCCTTCAAATTAACGATAAAGTTGAATCATCAACGCTCTAAAACAGGTTCAACAATAACTGATTATAACCTTTATTATTGCAAGGCTTACTCAGTTACACTGCATTATTCTTagctaggtgtacctaataaactggcaactatagagatacaattacatttacagtttacattttatAACTTTGTCTTCAGATGTCTCGTTTTATtcaaaacccaaaagatattcagtttattatccTGCAGAAAACCATCAAATTCTCACGTTCTGAGATGCTGGAAACagcaaacatttgacattttaaggtTCTATTAagaaaatagttgccgatttaTCTTTCTGTTGTTTGACTAATGgaatagttgcagctctaaatatatttacacatctgTACGTTAAACATGCATCATTGTGTCCAATTGTCAGAGTTCAATACTACAATGTTCAAGTGCAAGAGAGATAATCTAACTAGGTAACTTTACTATAGGAAAGATATATCATGTAAAAGGGGTTTTATGATTACTCACTTCAAATGACTCCTACATGTCCAGTATTACacattaaattaatgtatttcAAGTGTAATTAAATACACTCCTTCAGTAGGAcattactcaagtacaattgacagtaaataaataaagcataaagcagAAGTTTTACACAAAACATGAAATAGTATTACATCCCCTTTTCAGATGTAGTCTGAGATTtgactaacacataatacttgACATATgagttacagtacagtagggCAGCCTTTTACAGTAGGTTACATTGAGGTACAGCAGCATGTTAATTAGCGTTTCCTGTTTACTTGGGCGTTTCTGATGATACTCGTGGTGTTGCAAACTATTCCTGACAATGTAAATAGCATCTAGTTAAAGCTCCGTGGCATTGTGAAGTTATCTACATTTAGTTTTGAATGAATTCTTCTTAACTCTGTAACCTGTACTCACCTAAAACCTAAACAGGAAGAGTGCAGATGGCTCCAAGCGGTCCCAAACGCATGAATATCGATCCAACTCAAACTAATTCAAGCAGCTCAAATGTGTGAGCTGAAGAGAGTATACATTCATATACTCTACTAGAGTTTAAAATACTGAACAATAACGTTTACAACACTATTCCTGCATGTTTTCAGACGGCCCGCGGAGTCCCTTCTTTAACCCGCCCCGTCGCTGTGGGATccgaagagaggaagaaaagtaGAAAGCCCTGGGAGATAATTATAGACCttcctttgctttttttttttttttttttcctgcaagAAGCTTCCTTCAAGAAGCTTCCTTCAAGAAGCTTCCTTCCTCAGAACAAACAACCCACTGATGCTCTTCTCTTCCACTCAGCCACAAACGAAGCGAAACACCACTGTCTGCAACCTGCGCGCGTCAACAACAGCCTACCTGTTTCCTCGTGCCACACCTGGGATTAGTGACGTCACCGACACGTTATCCAGattacaaccccccccccccccctctcctctcacctttcAACCCACACAGCCAGAGAAAAAGGCAATAAAAGCCACCATCTTTGATCCACAGTGTGcaatacattcaaacacacagcgTCTAATTCAGTAAAGTGCACTGAGGTTAAAATCCCActttaatataagtgttgcaatACCTCACACAAACCACAAGGTGGAAGTGCAGTCCACAATAAGGAACAAAGGAATGGGGATAAATGTTTACATTGGAGGTTGCCAGCACAGGAAATACTGTACTTTTATATGCAATCTCCAAGTGAttcatttactaaatgtatttttcagatTGCTGTATATTGTTACTACTAATGTCCTGAGCAGGTGATGCAACAGCATTTTATAATCAGATTGCCAATGGATTAAGTTATTCTTAAATCCACACACTAAATgttatcaaaatatataatatattgtgcaATAATGTATTAGTAGATATAACAATGAGCCTGGGCCAAAACAAGTATTCTAATTAACCATCCAGAACAGCTCTTTGTGGATCTGTGAGATTAGTGCTGGAATTAAATTACTCaatcatttaaattcattttccTCGACTTAATCgttgtgtataaaatgtcaggttatttgtttaaaaagtctAACTGCAGTCTTCCAAACCccaaaacaggaaaaacaagGTTTGTCATTTTTGCTTGTAAAATGTCTCAAACAATTATAAGATCCTCGTAACAGTATGTCTTCTGTTTCATCACCTGCTTCAGCGCTCTGTTAGATCGTCTTGATTTAATTCAACCCTTCAGCCACCACGGATGAGAAGCcctttgtttattttaacatctaCAATTCAACTGGTGTAATATGATCAAAAGCTTGTAAACTACCAATATAACTAAAAACACGTCGCCTGCTTTAAGAAAACATCCCAGACAACAGGTTTTAATCAcagaacttttatttttttcaaaagggagaaaaatCCACATTCTCAGGTAAAGAgttgtgagggggggggggggggcaagaaaAGGGGACAATGTGAGAAGCAGGAGCCATTAAATACAGCTGCTGGAAGGTTATACAGAATGATCACATGAGCCAATAAGCTTTTTCTACAGCGCCGGCAAGAGATTTGACACAGATCTGCTTTAGTAAAGGATTTCCAGAAAGAGTATATGAACAAGAAAAAAGGGGGGGCTTCATACAGAGTTTCTCTTTCagattatttttaacttttggCCAGCAGCAATAGTTTTGAAGTAAGAAATcaacatttggattttttttaaaaaagagaataaaCCATGGCACTCAAACAGATTGAGATGGAGGAGTTagggaaataaaatgcaaatcaagtggaagtggggggggggggcaggggcaGTAGAAGAGCAGCCATCTTGTGGGGAAGCTGGGATCTCATCCTGGTGAATTCAAGAGACATctgaaacataaaaatgatTGATACTGTCGTCAGACAACAACGATCAGCTCATCCCTTTTAACATAGAACACAGATCAAAGAAGAAATTAATACTTTGACAAGAGAAGGAAATTGTGGTTTAAGATACTTACAACTAGCAGGCCGGGCTCCGTATCTTCGCATGATCTGGTCTTGTGTGAATTTCACAAAAGATTCATATTGTTCTGGAAAGGGAAGAAGATCTTTTTGTGAATATCTCTGTTGACACTGAAACACCCCGAACAGGAAATCTGCTAAATCTCTTCTTTGTCCTCATTTCAggttacaaaaacaacaacactgtgcATCACAGCGAACATATGGTCAGGTTGAAATGGTTAAACTTCGGTTCAGTCTCCTCCTGCACACAAGGATCACCTATACTGTGCTTTAATACAGCAGAACTCACAAAGTAGTCATTCTCATTGACGTTATCCGCTTCTGTTGTCAGAAAACACAAACGATCGCAGCTAATGACAAAATCAACATACATGTAGCTTAATGAGAACAGTTCTACAGTGTCATCGCCTATATTGATCACAGAAAAAAGTTAGAGGCGACAAAAGGTTGTCCTCTTAACCTCAGCCTGCTGCCAAAGCCTGCAGTTTATAAACTCCAAAAAAAGCTCAGTTTTGGGTTAAAATGCCAGCTTAGTGTGGATGTAGGGCCGGTTTGCTTCCACTGCTACCATATTTATTGCCCTTGTTTACAGCCTTGGCATCTGAAGCATATATAACTGTTTTAGGAAACCATTGATGCCAACACTGCAGACGTCATCTGTTATGATACGAAAACATACTTGTGAAGGGCTAGGGCAGGAGGTTTCTCATTACAGGAGTGacactttaagtactttatctCCTGAAGTGATGTCTCGATGAATTGTGGAGCGCCAGAGTCttcaagtttttatttattttcaaagagcAATGTTTATTACCTGCAAGTTTTGTGTTAAGGATCTGTTCGTACTCCTCCCGGATCTTCTCCTCGTGGTCTTTAAGCAGCCGCTCACACAGGTAGCTCACCTGCTTCAGTGTAAACGAGGGCTGGTCCTTCCTTGAGGCAcctgagaaacacaaaaacacattggtTATGAAAAGGCTGAATCGTTCACATCTCCGGCGCAGCGATAagtcacagagacagaaatgtcCTCGCTCCAGAAATAGGTGCTAGGCCAGCTGCAAAGTTACAGCTTTGCTTTCGGTTGTCCCGAACCTCTGCCAGGGTCATGCAGCACTAATGTGGGCCCTTTCTCTCCCCAATGTCTCTGTCACAGTGCAACCGGAGCCAGCTTTGGCTAGGTGATCTTTTACCCAGTGGTCTTTGAGGTCTGCTGTGAGCCGTTTAGACTAAAATGTTTGTAAATCACAGGCGAGGATGGCAGACAAGGGTGAAGGTTTAATGGCCGtctcagagacagaaagaggccGGGTTGGTAACAGTGCAATCAGTGTGATCTATGAGACCATCCTGCAGAGCGAGAAGGAAAAACACCAGAGCCCACAGGCCTGGGGCTTGGATTACACCTCACACCGAAACTGCCAAATTGCACTAAAAAGGCATCAAACTGCACCACGACTGCTGCAGCACAAATGTGCTTCCAAAGAGGAGCAAAAGGAAAAATCTATATGAATGATCTAATTAAGTTGCATTTTTTCTGCGATGGGCACAAATGTCAAGAAAAGATGGGctgaaaacaaactgcaaatCCGTCACGATCTACACACACGTTAGGAGCCAGTGTAACCACCAAGATTTATTCCTCTGTGCTTTAGACATTTACCTGCATGCAGACAAGAGAGCATCATCTCTTTATTTTTGAGCTCTTCGCATACTCATTAAAAACTATCCCATGACACTTTTTGCACTTCATATACACGTTTTGATTCGTTACCCTTTTAGAGATGAAGCATTTATTTGGCGTTCGATCTGAGGAAATTATAATGAAGTAGACTTTTCAGGACTTTCAACAGGATATGAATGAACTCAGTTGAGAGACATCTCCATTCCAAGAGTGGGTTGGATTTGGCACAAACTATAAATCTTTCACAAACTCACATCTGGAATCACAATCCCTCTGCCCTTCTGATTGTATTGATGAGCAGCAGTAGCCTGCCTCTTGAGACTTGAGCTGGTCATGCAGGTCCAGCCAAGGATCTTTTGGCAGGCCTTGCAGAATGAATGACCTCATCATTCGTA contains:
- the rhbdl2 gene encoding rhomboid-related protein 2: MENIDLEQQEPLPVDRDGRQLRNAEDKPDGDRKKGCCEKFQESVSKWMLPQDSRSKYLERANCCPPPIFIILISIAELAVFIYYAVWKPQKQWVTLEEGIWKSSLTYKPENRQEAWRFISYMFVHAGVEHIVGNLVMQLLLGIPLELVHKGFEVGMVYMAGVLAGSLASSIFDPHSALVGASGGVYALIGGYFMNAVVNFREMIPLLGVFRIVAIVIFVGTDFGFAFYRRFASSEDGLNVSFVAHFAGIAAGMTIGYVFFSAYNHKLLKDPRFWLCILCYVVFVVFAVVFNIFLTPVS